The sequence ataacatataatacATAGAAACTAATTCCAAGGCTCTCGAGGAGTTTGGTATGATGTCTTAACTGACCTAAAGAAAACCTAATTAATCTTATATCACATCACAAATGTTTGCTGCATGACCTAATTGTTGCCAACACTGGGCTTTTCTCTGTGTTTTCCTTTCCCATGTGGTGTCTGCAGTTATCTAGTGATCATCTTTGTTTATTTCACACTTGTGTTACGACACTGTGTGCGATGCCAAAGGCTACAATCCTCTTTTTTCTGGGTTTTACATACATTACTTGCTGCAGTCCTCTTATTTGATCGGCTAATCCTTATTTACAGGTTTTTTTTTTACTGTGGATTTGGCCCGTGGACCCAATGTTTTTTCATTTTCTCTTTCAGGTAAATGCTCGACATAATTGACGTTGATCCTTTTTCTTTCCTGAAAGACAGCTGCTTCACTTACAAGATGGTCATACTCTTGCAGGTTATGGTGTACTCCGAAGAAATAAGTCTTTTTCTTGCATGGTTTTTGGAACCTTGTGATATGTACGTACTTTCTGAGATGATTAACTTGCTCCCATAATGTTAGACTTTTGAGGTCTTTGAAGGTTGACCATCTCCTTGAGTTGGCATTAGGAACAAAAATCACAAGACAATTTTTGTCTTGTGAAAGTTATGCAAACAGATTTATGCTTCATAAGACTATTTTGTTTCTCCTATGATCTTCCGTGGCATATGGCATGCACATCAAAGCTACCAAAGAAACGTCATGGTTGTGAGTTAATTTGGCTGTTCTTTCTCTCTGGATTCTTTGAACACCTCatgccacaagagaagaaacaggTGTTGTGTTCTTCATGCCCATCGAGATCAGGTGGTGCACAGAAAAtgcttagagcaaaaacaatgaaTAGGAGAGGTAGAAAGATTAGATGAGTTCATATGATTATAATAGCGCTCTTATTCCCTTCATTGTGATTCTGGATCGTCTACAGTTTTTGCAGGTCAACTGGAGGATGAGCCAGGGTCTGGTATCCCATACCAGCGTTCGAGCTCGACACCATCCAAGAGCTCAGTCCAAGACCACCCATCATGGCCCATGGGATCTCCCGGAAGCCTCTCACCCACAGCCGCTGTCGGCGTCGACGCCAGAGAGCCTGAAGGACTTTGGATTCCGCTACCGCCGCTGCCGTTGGCTTTGCATCTACCACcaccactgctgctgctgctgtcgatGGCATCGTCGACTCTCACGCCGGTGATGAGGAACCGCTGGTGCGACGACCCACAGGGCTTGGCTGCGTGCGTCGTCGCGTCGCACTGCCGGCACAGCAACGCCCGGTCCTCCAAGCAGAAGAAAAACCCAGCTTTCTCCTGCAGAAGATCATTACGGTATGGCATGACATTACATTTCTTCGGCAAAGCTAATCGATGCAAGCATATTATTTTGCTTTCTAACACTCTGTGACAGGAAATTGCTTTTGGCCTAAACAAAGCGGAGAGCTTTCTCTCATTCCCCAGTGAAGAAGGTAAGAAGAATAAATGCTGCGCACTGCCCTCTGTTCTATAATTATGAGAAAGTGGAGATCTGATGGggagtgcaaaaaaaaaaaaaaaaaaaaaatcgattgaGACAGCGAGAATTTAAATGCCAATTTTGGTTCAAGAAAGATGGATGGCTACCTGCTGCCTAatccaaacaaaataaaaaatatgaactCTATTGAATTAAAGAGTCTTTTAggctttttaaattttaataataataataatattataatgattatgattaattattataattaaccAGAGATTATTGATTGGATGGATGCTAAAGAGGCATTTGAACAATCGAAAGGTCATATGCTAAAGGCATTTGGAATATGTTACAAGTCAAAAGGAAACGTCTTATATTGGAAAGAAGTATTATTACACATATGACTGACTACagcagaaataaaaataaaacacaaaaagagaagagcagagcagagcagaaaaagggagaaaaaaaaaagagaggaaataaGCGTGATAAATCAGAGCTACAGTCCGTCGATAGAACGGCTTCGGCAAAGACGACAACGACGTCACCTTGCAGACATCGCAGGCGGGGATGTTGTCAGCCGAGGTCGAGGAAGGATGCGGGGAAGGGGAGGAGGAGCCCCTCGGGAGCAGCAGAACTCGGCGGTGCTTCCCCGCGACCTTGTTGGCGGCGTGCACCTTCTCGTCGCAGCTCCAGCAGAGGGCGGCTTCGTCGGCGAAGCACagcaccgccgccgccgctctcTCGCAGACGTCGCACTGTATCTTCATCCTGACCCGAATGCCCCGCCCTCCCCCCGTGCTGCAGGTTACGCTACCAAATAGCAACGCACGTCACTCACACGTACATGAATGGGCAGCCTAACAACTGGAGACAAGCAGGAACAATCGAAGACGTTGACGGCCCGATCAGCAGATTTCTCACGCATTATTCCATCGATCCTAAGAACTTTCAGGTGAAGTGactacggagagagagagagagaagtggtaCCTCCTCTTACGTACGTGAAGTCCAAGGGTGGTGAAAATCTCGTTCTGGAGTTGCACTGGTCTTGtccggtggagagagagagagagagagagagagctttgatTGGCGGTCTTATAGTAGCAAGAGGTGGGTGGGGGGGTTCGAAGGAAAGAGTGCGGTGGGAaaaagtaaaaggaaaagaggcaGCCAAAGAAAGCTGAGGAGATATTTTGGTGGATTGTGCGAGAGCACTATGATGGTGGCAGTGGCCGAGAGGATAACCCACCTTCTTTCCCTATAATATTTCTCATCAGCATTCAATAAGATGTGGTGTTAATTAATGGCCTCGGAAACATGACAGGTTAAACTACACACCTGCATGtacttactctctctctctcttcatataTACTGACAGCCCTCCTCTATAGATAGCTCTCTGAATGCAAAGCAGTAGATCTCAGGCATCGCATTTCAAGAACAAGGTAAGAAATCAGGTGACAAAAGCACCCATCCGAAGAAGCTGACTGCCAACGTCCGGAAACAATGAACCATCAAAGCGTTGCGTGCGTGATTTGCTgcttgcagaagaagaagaagaagaagaagaagaagaagaagaagaagttttcagCATCGACGATGACAGAACATATGTGAAGAGATATCAGATGGACTCAAATGCAGAGGCCAGTCTGCTGATTGGTGGGCAACTAGTACAAGGGACACAGTTGCAGTGGCGACGGCAGCTGCCGGACTTGTCTTGGTGCTATTAAAGACCATCAGCATCAGGACCACTGCGTTTGgctaacatgcattttaacttggcTTCTTGGGACATTACCGCTCCTTTTGTTGGTATTGCTGTTGTTTGCATCTGACTGGCTTGGCAAGCAACATCTCACCATCTTATCTATTGACTTCCACACTAATCATTCAGAAATATTGGAATAGAGACATCAAAATCATTCGGAAATATAGTTATAAAATTCGGATCTAACAGATCAATTGGCTTGTTCGCTAAAtatttaaaagatttaaatactctcaactttaaagttttcgattctcTTTTGTTCTCTCTTATCATTGCCCAtatcatcttcttgaattgtattatatatatttttatattattattactaatgtattttattgtttgatataatatatattatttaacaaAATTGTTAAATGTCAGAGTCCCTCCTCCGATTGAtggattcctacttataacattTGTATACTTAATTTTATCCCTAGATATCTAATGTCGCTTAATTTTTAGGTTTTTCTTTTCCGTTCAAAATGTTATCCGTAGATAGGGAGATATGAAGATAAATTGACGATCgacatatttggtggatgtgtcACGCACACTTGATTGATACAATATGCAATTCTTTGTTCTATAAGATCGATGCAACGCTGATCAAGATATAAATATTTGTGTCAATAGATGAGCCCATTCGATCGGAACGATGATCGACAAATCTGACATCAAAACGAGTTGTTATAGTCTTGAGTCAAAACGAGACCTTTCCTAAAGAAATAGTAGAAAATATCGATGATCCAATTAAATTATATAGACTTATACAATTAAGATGCAGTTGAGTGCAAATCCTCAAAAGAACATGAGATAGAATAAAATAGTGATTTGACTATGCAATCTAAAAATCCAACTCGCACAAAATCTCAATCCAATAGGGCCTAAGAAACGGCTAAAACAGTGATTGGACCAACTCAAACACCAAAGTTCCAATGCATCTCCCATGGGTACAAAACCCTTTTATGTTGAAGAAGAAGCAGTTTGATGCTTCGTCAATAGTCGAATGACTCTAAAAGAACTCAGAATTGACTCCACAGCACCATCAATGAATGGCTGGCTCATAAGTTGTTTGGTAGGGAAGTCTGTGTTTGTGATGGTGGATGATGAATCATCAGAAATTTCCATAGCTTTCTGCAATGAGTGGGGAGATCAGCATAAACCCTTACTAGCCGTGGAGGGTCACCCCTCACCATCTCAATGTTTGCAGACTCGAATCACCTgtggtcctcctcctctctcatgAATCATGAGTTGGGGAAACCACATGCTCCTTCCACTTGATCTCACCAAAATGCTTCCATGCCCAAAACATCTTGTTCCTGAATAAGATCTAACTCACATGCCATCAGGCTTTTGAGGAGCttttctactctctctctctctctaccaacATGAGGAGTTCTGTACTTGAAGATTTGCAGAAGAGATCCAGTCACCTTATCCATAACTTTCATCATTCGTgaaaggcc comes from Musa acuminata AAA Group cultivar baxijiao chromosome BXJ3-3, Cavendish_Baxijiao_AAA, whole genome shotgun sequence and encodes:
- the LOC135632273 gene encoding B-box zinc finger protein 22-like, which produces MKIQCDVCERAAAAVLCFADEAALCWSCDEKVHAANKVAGKHRRVLLLPRGSSSPSPHPSSTSADNIPACDVCKEKAGFFFCLEDRALLCRQCDATTHAAKPCGSSHQRFLITGVRVDDAIDSSSSSGGGRCKANGSGGSGIQSPSGSLASTPTAAVGERLPGDPMGHDGWSWTELLDGVELERWYGIPDPGSSSS